In Biomphalaria glabrata chromosome 8, xgBioGlab47.1, whole genome shotgun sequence, the genomic window cATTTGGCTACCACAAAACTTGTGATTGtatgtaagaaataaaaaacaaacaatggataTCGAATACAACACTCGTAATGTGAAAGTAGTGCAACACTTAAGTATCAACAAGAGAGAttttcatataaaacaaaaagctgaCATCATtctgaccacagctaatgcccaggcattcatctcatttccacgAGAAGATTCATAGTTGCTTTGCGACTGAAGGGGGCCATAATATAAAAAGTACCTTGGATTTGAAATGAGTATATCACAGGATTATCATAAATGATTGTCCCAGTTATATTGCTGTCTCTGTGGCTTTAATGCCTTCACCTAATGGATGGTTGGtgggtcatgtggtatgtgctctggactgtcatctcaaTGGTCCGTGGTTCAAACACTGCTTGCCTCTATCTCCTACCATTCTGACCAGGGCCTTGTTGAGATGGTTGGTGAAGCAAGCCTTGTCTATGTGTGAGGGTAAGGTTTGGGTTCTAATCTGATCTCTTGACCTCTGGTGACAATCGCAAGATTAGTTATCACTACtgataaagaaattatttttttttttagagaatctCATTATGCTGTGTTCAACCTGTTTTTACTGCTCGGTGGATTTCAGAAGTGCCATATTTAATTCATTTTCTTTCATGAAAACAATTACTCTAGTGCTAGCGTTGTATATGTAACATGTATGCATCCTTCAGTGTTTCAGCACATAGCTTGATCTTTGTGTTAGTATGGTTGCTGGGATATGACtgctaaattaaatatatttttttattttactagagaatttttttttatcctgtgATGTTCTTGTGTCCACCCATTTCAGGAAAGAAGCGACATTTAGTCATTTAGATGGCTGTATAACACAGCCATGAACCAATATCTAgtaaaaacatgtaaaatttaGGTCAGGGTGTAATTCTAAAATGAACTATTGCACGGCAATTACAGTGGCTATCAACATTGCCTTTTCCTGAAGCCCGGTGAAGCTCTTAGACTTGAGTCTTTCATGTTGATCGAAGTACATTttttgataaataaacaaaagtggTATCTATCATAGTCTTATATACTATTTTCTAGGAAAAGGAGATAGACAGACTGCAGTCAGAACTTTCGGCTGCCTCTGATCCACAAGCCTTGTTGAAAGAGGGATATGCGTCTCCTGACCTTGAGAAACTAAGAGTTGAGAACCAGAAGCTGAAATACCAGTTGAATCATCTGAAAAATGTAAGTCTTGGGGGTTATGGCTTGATGATAAAGAGAAACTAACAACATCAAAGTCTTTCAATGTCTTTCTGTAGACTATAATGTGAACTGGGGACAAATAGAAAAATCatcattttatcattatttttattgttggcAGTATTTAGCGGAGGAAGAGAAGACTGTCCGTGAGTATGCTTTAGATATCCGTGGCATAGTCCAGGATGTCTTCACCAGTGCCATCTATGCCGCATTCCCAGAGTTGCCAGATCCGACCATCCTGGTGGTGCCGAGCAGCAAGTTTGACGACTACCAGTGTAACAGTGCCATGGCGATAGCTCAGGTCTGTCATTGCTTCTTGTGTATTGCATGAGATGTTGTTGTGTACACTGAATGTTATTAAGCTGATAAGATAaagtcataatttaaaaatatgtaaatttcagtcaccaaaaaaaaatgtgattagATTCTAGTCTCTTTTGCTTTTACTTTATCTACttagtggagagagagaaatgatgGGAGAGTCATTTAGATATATTTGTTAATTTCAGCAACTGAGTTCTTTGACTGGCAAAAAGAGCAACCCAAGAGAGGTAGCACAAGCTATTGTGGCCAAACTCCCTGCGACCAAGTTCTTTGAAAAGGTAAAGATTAAAGTTCTCTAGAGACGGCAatgaagagaaacagaaagttaAAGAACAGAGTCATAGACTCAAAGCATTTTGTTTAAGTTGTGGTCTATTTTGAGGAATTTTCAAAGTTATGCATGCATCTTTCTAATTATTAATCTGCAGACAAAGTATGTTCTTTTATTCCTTAACCCATCAGCTCATACATATTTCAGAATGTTTTTTGATTATATGCCTAAAACGGTCTGGAATGTTGTGacataattgttatttttacaaCTTTCATATAAGATAAGCTCATCTTAAAGTCAAGGATTAGAAGATTAGAAGATTAATGTGTttagtctttttattttatattgctaaatgtttataaaattttgAGGCATACCTACTTAGAGCAAAGGGAATACCACAGGAAACAAAGTTCTGACAGCCTCGACTGATGCTCTTATTTACATTCTGTCAAGCGGCTATAAATTGTAAGCATTTAATGTCATATTTTCTAAGTCACTTTTCTCATCTTGTCTAGGTTGAAATAGCTGGACCTGGGTTTATCaatgttgctttaaaaaagGAGTTTGTTACTAATCAGCTGACCTTTCTCTTGACCCATGGAGTCAAGCCACCCAAGGTTGAACGCAAGCGAGTCGTTGTGGATTACTCATCCCCTAACATTGCTAAAGAAATGCATGTTGGGCACTTAAGGTAATTACAAAACTTCTGAAAGGTTCAGCCCATGTTTGAATTTAATTTGAATGTATCAgccatttgcttttttttcattcagaatGACAACAATACAACATGGTGTAAACAcgctggctgagcggtaaagcccttggcttctgaaatggggtccctggtttgaatcctggtgaagattgagatttttaatttcaggatctttgagCACCTCTGGGTATAAACATATTCAATGGTAGTGGGCATAAAAGAATAGAATggttgtaattttaaaaatttacattctccaagataataaaatataagcCTTGTCTAATTGCCACTCCTGATAAAGTAATAGATTGTTCAGTTGTAGctaatatactttaaaaatacccagaaacaattttttttttatgctttggaGCATGTTACTGGATGTCTGAATCTGCCCTTAAAGCCAGTGACTTTGAACAGTTAAAGCTTCAATTTAAATGACTGAATACATGAAAATATGAAATGacatttataaacaaccaaGAAAAAGAAGCTTAAGGGACTTAGTTGtggatgaaataaaaaaaatcttaaccaacaccctctttttttttgtctttgaatAGTAGATAGTAAGATCAATGAACTAAGCATGAAGTTGTAATTGCATTCTTCTTCAAAAGTTTTTCTGTTCCTTGGCTTTACTTGACtgtgttaatattttttatgtccATACTCACCagtgtaaaaaatgtttgtttgttgtaaaatgttttacatgtttaggatgttccttcagagtggaagaaatttatttcctagtccaaacctcccgcaggacgacgggggatgggagcgggcagggtttgaaccctcgaccgtcgataaatccgaaagacagtccagcgcgcaaaccgcacgaccaggcagccatcctaataacattttttttgtgtgtacatgGTCAGGTCTACAGTGATTGGAGACAGTCTGAGTAAACTACTGGAATGGGTAGGTCATGATGTCCTGAGGTTGAACCATTTAGGAGATTGGGGAACACAGTTTGGTATGCTGATTGCCCACCTCGTGGAAGAATACCCAAACCTGTTGAATGAACGGCCAGCCATCGAAGATTTACAGGCCTTCTATCAGGTAATATCCACTGGTATTCATTGGTATACTAAGCCTATAACAAACCATTACAATATGGTATTAACGCTCAATAACTGATCTATTTACCCAGGAGTCCAAGAAAAGGTTTGACAGTGATGAAGAGTTCAAGCGCCGAGCCTATGACTATGTGGTGAAACTCCAGTCCAAAGATCCATTTACTTACAAGGCTTGGAAGATTATTTATGACATATCTATGGAAGGTAACATTTGGGCTGTAGTAAAGTGTTGACTCATTGTGTTAGTAACAAATATGTCTTTGCCTCTgttgttttctttataaatcACATCCCATGCTGTGGATAACTTGATGTATCGGTTTGGATCTACCTCTTATTTATCAAGGGTTGCTAAGTCTATAAAACTAGATGTTCTGCAATTATAAACTTGGAAATgggtatatatttattttgctttttgtcATGTTAGATTTACCAGATTGATACATTGCACATCTTATCATTTaaagatgtttattttttttaaagaagattgTCATTTAATCCTTCTTATCTGATAGAAAGTGTGTTTGGTTTTGTACAAAGATGGagtaaaaaataacaatatgttGTAGCAATTAATGTCAGGATGTATCAAAACAGAGTTGATCAACTTCAGAATAGTCTGTTCACTTTATGTGAAGGACtctgtcagggggaggtatggcgagaatgaatgttactttgatattttggtatgattgttatatccccttgttatgaatgcgaagtgttgcacgtgtattatgaactgaatgagagagtcttcgttgaatgtgcgagagagtgtgttaaggtagtaaggtcttgctcccagcccaggaaggttggacgttgcttcctggactggtgttatgtatatatgtttcattagagttgatggactggtgtttatgtatttctatttataagttgatggactaGCGATTGggaattaatatttatttgagaGTCGATGtcatttattgaatattaaagttattcattgttattatcAAGAGTTGGAGTTTATTCAGTAATAAGTAATTCTAATTGAGTGGATATCTGGAGTCAAACTGTATCAAGTAATAATTGTTCGTATAAGTAAACAGCCTACTGAGCCAAGTCAAGAAACATGAGAACAAGCATATAAATTGAACCCTGGCAGACTCATTTCTGAACTTTGTATTATCTATAGTTTTGATACTatatttgtgtttgttgatGTTACATCCCATTAGCCAATTACTGTTTCCTGTGCTTACCAATGTGttgtgttatataaatatatatgacaatgtgttaaataaatatatgttacaatgtgttacataaatatatatgacaATATTACTGTATTTCAAATGatgggaaatgtttttttttttgtttcagtgaaCAATGAGCTATACAAGAGACTGGGAGTCTCTGATAAACTTGTGGAAAGGGGCGAATCTTTTTATCAAGACTTGATGGTCAAGCTAATTAAAGATTTAGAGAATAAAGGTAATTACACCTAGAGAAGATTATATGTATTAGCTGGCTGAATGAATTTACAGACAGTTTGGCTAAAGacagatattattttttttggttagagACAAAGTTCTAAACTGTTCCCCAATGCTTAAGATAGAGATCATAGCTTTGAGAagtaattttgtatttgaaaagtTTTTGTAGGGCTTACTTTCTAGCTTATATCCACAACAATCTCAGAAATGTTGAttttaaatcaacattttttttatcattatttcatGTAAATATTTAGTGACCTATTTTCTAGTCTAGTTCTAGGTCATTATAATTAAAACATGCTTATTCATGCAACTATTTACTCATTGTATTGGCTTCATCAAAAAATTAATTGCATACGCGTTTGACATAATTACAATGAATTCCTTCTTCTAGTTGCTGAAAAGATTTAGGGTCTTAAAAAGAGACTCTAAGTTGTTAGCTATCAAAACTAGTTTTGGCACGTAAATTTGGGATTTGTTTACATTGGTTTATGTAGTCATGGCATATAAAAAACAAGAGCCAGGAATAGATATGAAATGAAAGTTTATtgaattggatggctgcctggtcgtgcagtttgcactctggactgtcattgagatttatcgatggtccctggttcaaaccctgcccactcccatcccccgtcgtcctgcaggaggtttggactaggaagtaattatcttcaactctgaaggaacatctgaaacatataaaacattttacaaacattgtcCTATGAGGCAGTTGAGTTTTTTATGTAGAATTCCATTTTAGTGATAGATTAAATGTTCTGAATTGCATCTAGTCTTGATCACCTCATTTCTTGTTGGCCTACCATTGTGTTCTACCTAGTTACTGAAGTTAGTTTACCTCTGCTTTAACTTAGTCAACACTgtacacagcaaagaacttaaCAAAGTAATGCTGCTATTTTattatgaatatttttgaaaaaaattaacccCTCCTAAgaatttgttttacattagTAATAACAATAAGATTtaatcattatttaataaaaggtCCACTTAATAATTAAACTTCAAAATACATAATTAGCCTTGTACTTTTTACAAAAGTtatgaaattaataaaaaaaaaaatattcattctaTTGAGTTGATATAGTTACTACTTACATAATTAAATAGTCATTATTAACACGATTTTAAAAGTAATCTCCCTTTGATTAGATGAACTAGAATTTTACTAGAACATATGTGacccatttttgttttcaactgtgaaagtgttttttttttttttattctgccaGGTCTTATTGAAGTGGACGAAAATGGCCGTAAAGTCATGTTTGTCCCTGGTTTTGAAGTCCCCCTGATGTTGGTCAAGTCTGACGGAGGGTTCACCTATGACACCTCCGACTTGGCTTGTATTAAACAACGCCTGGAAGAGGAGAAGGGAGATTGGATTATTTATGTTGTGGACTCTggacaggtaaaaaaaaatagtcatttatttagaccagtgtttctcaaacctttTCGTTAATGGAACACTTGACACATTTTGAGAATTTAATGTAACACTGCTTATTTTTCATGATGAATCATTTcctatttgtttacaaaaaataataaacccTTACCCTTGAAACCTTTTCTAAATttagcattattatttattttcaaacactAAACTATAATGAAATACAGATCTATGTAAGCTTTACAAAAATTAAGGATTTATCACTTTGATGGTATTGAGTTTTTTAAGACCATAATTCTTAATATCACGCATGACATTGGTACACTGAATTCAAATAGCTGGTGTGGCGTCTTAGCCTGTTACTATAcctaagtcttttttttttctcactatttcAAGAAAATCCAGCTTCGCACAAATAGATTTGtatgaaacagaaataaaataatgattgtttgttttcaaatattttagaaCTCTTGAAACAAACTTGACCAGAAATTATTAAgatctttatttctttgtttcaaaTAGTCAAATCTAGAGCAGTTCAAAGGTCAGAGTGAGGTTGCTATAGAATGTTTTCCGTTGCTGAAAAAAGCTAGCATATGCGTATCAATTTCTCTGTTGTGCATTTACCGTGGAATTAATTAGTTTATAGTCTTACTAGATAATTGCTCCAATGGGAATACCTATTCAGGCTTTGCTGAGCTCTGGTGTTCCGCAAAACACAGTTTTGAGAAGCACTGATGTAGACCAGCAAAAGGAACATGCCAGCTTTTAGTATGTTCACTTTTAGTTGGTG contains:
- the LOC106067158 gene encoding arginine--tRNA ligase, cytoplasmic-like gives rise to the protein MATNEEKFTFAVQRVEKAEKEIDRLQSELSAASDPQALLKEGYASPDLEKLRVENQKLKYQLNHLKNYLAEEEKTVREYALDIRGIVQDVFTSAIYAAFPELPDPTILVVPSSKFDDYQCNSAMAIAQQLSSLTGKKSNPREVAQAIVAKLPATKFFEKVEIAGPGFINVALKKEFVTNQLTFLLTHGVKPPKVERKRVVVDYSSPNIAKEMHVGHLRSTVIGDSLSKLLEWVGHDVLRLNHLGDWGTQFGMLIAHLVEEYPNLLNERPAIEDLQAFYQESKKRFDSDEEFKRRAYDYVVKLQSKDPFTYKAWKIIYDISMEVNNELYKRLGVSDKLVERGESFYQDLMVKLIKDLENKGLIEVDENGRKVMFVPGFEVPLMLVKSDGGFTYDTSDLACIKQRLEEEKGDWIIYVVDSGQSTHLESIFAAARKLGWVDPSKHRIDHVGFGLVLGEDKKKFKSRSGDTVRLRELLNEGLKRVETRLKETSRDKELSPEELEEVKSSVAYGCIKYADLSHNRTNDYIFSFDKMLDDRGNTAAYLLYANTRIRSIARSASVTPEALREAAKTTVVQLDHPAEWKLAKCILRFPEVITKVLDDLLLHTLCEYLYELTTTFTEFYDKCYCIEKDKTTGAIVKINMSRLLLCEATAQVIASTFFILGIKPLDKM